In Ostrea edulis chromosome 4, xbOstEdul1.1, whole genome shotgun sequence, a single window of DNA contains:
- the LOC125669230 gene encoding uncharacterized protein LOC125669230 translates to MTNKINDSEATTFPSITNGSNSAENATPPCYKINKTRSSSKEDKKSEISKQDMNIALGVTISISVLVVSFMLFMIGRLLYKTRHVKRMDPPITSFDIVNPSDGVFENQGGFIHETYIHIRKVSESNTDESPVSSPHGHGQDSNFGTVTSGNSRSHYGEYSSFTGHQQSDDVVPHRYSVYGDRGEASRPRK, encoded by the exons ATGACCAATAAGATAAACGATTCGGAAGCCACTACGTTTCCTTCGATAACCAATGGATCCAATTCCGCAGAAAATG CCACTCCACCATGTTATAAAATCAACAAAACAAGATCTTCGTCGAAAGAAGACAAAAAAAGTGAGATCA GTAAGCAAGACATGAACATCGCGCTAGGGGTCACTATATCCATATCAGTGCTGGTCGTATCCTTCATGTTATTCATGATTGGCAG GTTATTATACAAGACAAGGCATGTGAAGAGAATGGATCCGCCAATCACATCATTTGATATTGTTAACCCTAGCGACGGGGTTTTCGAAAACCAAGGAGGATTCATACACGAAACGTACATCCACATTCGCAAGGTATCGGAGTCTAACACTGACGAGAGCCCTGTATCGTCTCCTCATGGCCATGGACAGGATTCGAACTTTGGCACGGTGACGTCAGGCAATTCCCGATCACATTACGGGGAATATTCTTCCTTCACTGGACACCAACAATCAGACGATGTTGTCCCTCACAGGTACTCGGTGTATGGGGACAGAGGGGAGGCGTCCAGACCCAGAAAATAg